A stretch of Arachis hypogaea cultivar Tifrunner chromosome 15, arahy.Tifrunner.gnm2.J5K5, whole genome shotgun sequence DNA encodes these proteins:
- the LOC112751239 gene encoding probable lactoylglutathione lyase, chloroplastic produces MPMQEEERVLEINLISAQGLQPPSSPLRKLQTYALTWIDPSTKLRTRLDSLGGQNPTWNDKFLFRVTPEFLSGDTSAVSVAIYAVGTFRDHLIGTVTFFIGNVLSGGAGVPCFSAFQIRRPSGRFHGVMNIGAMVADVSDFPALHKISAIGYRDLMGMKMKEQRKKKKNKKAPEEELSSDSCENSCADSVEEADSSSSSSSLSPSATGAGAVLKEWNGVRELAGNKGLAASGFLCCFMVAPRTVPEHHSFCTKPRRLLRKDGNSMREIASEDLSQGSATEENVMDWVKHDNRRMLHVVYRVGDLERTIKFYTECLGMSVLRIRDLPELRCANAFLGYGPEDESFVIELTYNYGIDEYDIGNGFGHFGVSFGDISSIVDIVRDNKDGKIIREPGPVEGGCSIIAFIEDPDGYKFELLERVLSHEPLCRVMLRVGDLNRSIEFYEKACGMQLLYTRDNPECQYTIAIMGYGPEDENAVLELTYNYGVTEYDKGDGYAQIAIGTDDVYRTAEAIKLAGGKITREPGPVPGIGTKITACLDPDGWKTVFVDNVDFLRELE; encoded by the exons ATGCCGATGCAGGAAGAGGAGCGAGTATTGGAGATCAACTTGATCTCCGCACAGGGACTCCAACCACCTTCTTCTCCGCTTCGGAAGCTCCAAACCTACGCTCTCACGTGGATCGATCCCTCAACCAAGCTACGAACCAGACTCGATAGTCTTGGCGGTCAAAACCCTACTTGGAACGACAAGTTCCTCTTCCGCGTCACGCCGGAGTTTCTCTCCGGCGACACTTCCGCCGTCTCTGTTGCCATTTACGCCGTTGGAACATTCCGCGATCACCTCATCGGCACCGTCACTTTCTTCATCGGGAACGTCCTCTCTGGCGGCGCCGGAGTGCCTTGCTTCAGCGCGTTTCAGATTCGCCGTCCCTCCGGGAGGTTCCACGGCGTCATGAACATCGGAGCCATGGTCGCCGACGTCTCCGATTTTCCGGCGCTGCATAAGATATCGGCGATAGGGTACAGAGACCTGATGGGGATGAAGATGAAGGAgcagaggaagaaaaagaagaataagaaggcgCCGGAGGAGGAACTTTCGAGCGATTCTTGCGAGAATTCTTGTGCGGATTCGGTGGAGGAGgcggattcatcctcatcttcgtCGTCGCTGTCTCCGAGTGCGACGGGGGCTGGGGCGGTGTTGAAGGAGTGGAACGGGGTGAGGGAATTGGCAGGAAACAAAGGACTTGCCGCTTCTGGATTCTTGTGCTGCTTCATGGTTGCCCCCAGAA CTGTTCCAGAGCACCATAGTTTTTGCACGAAACCAAGGAGGTTATTGAGGAAAGATGGTAACTCAATGCGAGAGATTGCATCTGAGGACTTGTCTCAAGGTAGTGCCACAGAGGAAAACGTGATGGATTGGGTCAAGCATGACAACCGAAGAATGCTTCATGTTGTATATCGTGTTGGGGACTTGGAAAGGACCATAAA ATTTTATACAGAGTGCTTGGGGATGTCGGTTCTCAGAATTCGCGACTTGCCGGAGCTTAGATGTGCTAATGCCTTTCTTGGCTATGGACCTGAAGATGAAAGCTTTGTTATTGAACTGACATACA ATTATGGGATTGATGAGTATGACATTGGAAATGGATTTGGCCATTTTGGTGTTTCTTTTGGTGAT ATTTCAAGCATAGTGGACATTGTAAGAGATAATAAGGATGGAAAAATAATTAGAGAGCCCGGTCCTGTCGAAGGAGGATGCTCCATAATTGCATTCATTGAAGATCCTGATGGTTATAAATTTGAACTTCTAGAAAGGGTTCTCTCTCATGAACCTTTATGCCGAGTAATGCTTCGAGTGGGTGATCTTAATCGATCCATCGAATTTTATGAGAAG GCTTGTGGTATGCAGCTACTTTATACACGAGATAATCCAGAATGCCAG TATACCATAGCGATCATGGGTTATGGCCCAGAAGATGAAAATGCTGTTCTGGAGTTGACATACAACTACGGAGTCACAGAATATGATAAAGGAGATGGTTATGCCCAG ATTGCAATAGGCACAGATGATGTGTACAGAACTGCAGAAGCAATCAAACTTGCTGGTGGAAAGATCACCCGGGAACCTGGACCGGTACCTGGCATCGGAACAAAAATAACTGCATGCTTGGACCCTGATGGTTGGAAAACG GTTTTTGTGGATAATGTCGATTTCCTTAGGGAGTTGGAGTAA